The Aedes albopictus strain Foshan chromosome 1, AalbF5, whole genome shotgun sequence genomic interval AGCTTGCTGAAATCGAACGGTTTGTCTTCCAGCTCATCTTTCGAAATGGGCACGTCCGGTTTGGCTATCAGGGCAGCTTGCAGGTACGACAGGAAGTACAACGGCAACCGAGCACCTTCAGCCGGAACCAAGGCCAACCGGCGCGAAACTTGCTCCACCTTGATGAAACGCTCTCGTAGGGCATCCTCCGGGTAGACGCCACGATCCTTGGCCTTCTCTGGGAGTCCCTTCAGCACTACGCCGACCAATTCGTCTCCTTCGGCGGCACGGGCCACAGCGCCGATTTCGTCCTTCAGCGGCCGTAGCTGTTCGCGCCACGATTTTCCCGGTTGACCGGAGCGTATTGAAGACCACAGCGACTGGCAGGCTCCCCACAGGGCTTGAGCTTGATGGGCGCTCTTCTCGGCATCGGCACGACCTGGTTGATTGCCAAAAAAGATATTGATTTAATCATACATTCTCGGAACTACTGAACAGTAACAGATATACGAAGAATTCAAACAATAAGCACGGTAGGTACCTTTCATTTCATCATCGATCTCTGCGCGTATTTTTTGTGTTAGCATGTGATGGAGGGAAATGGTAGAGTAGTAGTTGTTGGTGATGAATGAGACACACATAAGAAAGACAAGAACACATTAGTAGCACACGGGACATAGACATCAGGAAACAACAATGTCAatggaaaaacaatcgaatctacCTTTCAGGGCGGCATCCATTCCTTTGAGTTTTCCGAGCATTGCGGCCAGCTGCAGTTTGTAGGCCGCCTGTTCCGTGGTAATCTTCTCATCCAGCTCACGCTGGAACTTTCGTTTCATTTCCACCTCTTTCTGGGCGAGGGCATCGGCAAGGTGGTCGGTGTGCGCCTCCGATTGACGCTTCATCTGATTACGCAGGTTGCGTTCCAGTTCAGCGCGGATGGCCAGAAGCTGAAAAAAATATCGTTGGATTAATGAATCGCAAAATGTTGAAGAGATGGACTACGTTCTATCACAGAAAGAGAAAATTACAGAAGGGCAAAACTTTGAAATCTCGGAAGTGGAAACCCAAAAAACGTAATCTCATAAGGGTCAAATCACAAAAGCCCGAGAACATCGGTGAAAATGACCTTCGTTGGAGACCATCAACCAACGATTTCTGGCAGAACCAAGAGGTCCAATCGGATGAAAACCTTAAGTCTGAAGGTCAACGTTGCTGTTGGGAGCAAAACGGTTTCGTTCATGGTGAACAAGATGCCGGTGCAAGTGGAGCGGAAGAGGCTGAGTTGCGTAGTTGATTCTGATGTACCAATCATCTTGTGAACAGTATGGACTGTATACAGGCAGTCGGAGTCTCGATCATTGGAAAGTACGGAGGAGAAATGTCCGTCACGAGATGAAAGCAAAACTGCTAGCTGTCTTGTGAAGAAGATGTCTCAAGGTGGCAGTACCCACACCGTATTCTTTATCACTTACCTTTCTTTGGTTCTGCAGGTTCAATTCACGTTTTTCCTTGGCAATCTCGTACTCCAGTTGGGCCTTCACGGCTTCGCTTTGATCGGTTCCTCGAACCGCCTCGAGGGCCCGCTTCAGCTGTTGATCGCCCTCAATCTGCAGCTTTTGTAGCTCCTTCTGGTGCGCCACCACCTGCGTGAAGGCATGTACGATGAACAAATCCAAATCGTCCTTGGATAGGTCCAGCTTCTTTTCGCTCAGGTTGATACCCGGAAAGAGGGATTCGATTTCGTCGATGAAGAAGTTCCTAGCCGTTTCCACCTTCTTCCAGTACTTTTCGCCCACGTTGGCCAGGTTTCGTGCTTTGTAGACATCTTCCTTGGCCTTCTTCAAATGTTCCAGGTATGCGGCAATATTTTCACGAGCCTTGTCCTTCAGATCGTCGGAACACTTGATATCGCGACTGTCCAGCAGGCGATGCAGCTTTTCGATATTCTCCCGGGCTTCGTCCGCGGCATCCTCAGCCGCCTTCAGCGCAGTATCCCGTGCGCTGGTGCGATTGCGCAAAAGCACCCAACTCGACGAATCGAGCTTGTCGACAGATTCGTCGACCACCTTCCTGACCTCATTGGTGTAGTCCTTGAGCACCTGGACGGCCTTGCCGTACTCTTTGATGGCGGTTGCCGCTGCCACGTCGATCTGGCGCTCAAGATCGCTGATCGATTTGGGTACTTCTTCGGTAGGTTTGGCGACAACCGGTTTGGGCGTCGCTGCAGTTGTTGCCGCGGCAGCAGGGGCTGCCACTTTAGCTGCTGCAGGTTTTGGTGCAGGTACAGAGCTAGGAGTGGCAGATTTGACGGCTGATTCGGATAGTTTGACCTTCTCCACCGTTGGTTCCGGTTTTGATAGCGGGGGTGCTGGGACTGGTACATGCACCGATTTAGAACGAGTGACCGGCGGTAGATCAACCTCTGTAAGAGAGAACGTAAGATTCCTATTATTGATTTTAAGAGAAGTCACTATTTTGGCTCAGTAACTACCTAAATCAACTTTTCGTTAAATTTTAATGTGGTCTCATTATTTTTAGGTTTAAAATTTCATAATATTTTCTTGAAGCCTGTTTCCCATGTCTAAAAATCTTTAAATTCCTTAGCACTAGCGTTAGCATATTTGTGACATTATGAACTATGTAAATTAGATATTATAAAACTTCATATTACTTTTAGGAATAACCCTGGGACCATACTAAAACAACAACATCGAAAGTATGAATGTCACTATTCGCGGGCTCCCACTTTTACCATAACTCAGGGTTTTGTTTTTGTGTTACTTTTTACAAGATTTCACTTACTTTTTTCTGCCTTCTTCTCCTCTTCCTTGGTACCACCCGTGAAGAACCCAGTAACCGTTGAAGTATACCCGCTGATGGTACTGGAGATTTCGTCCAGCTTCTTCGAAACCTCGTCCAGTGGATTCTCTTCCTGAAGTAGTGTCTTCAAGACCGGTTCAAGGGCTGGCACGTTCGTGACGAGCGTTTTCCTGAACTCGTTATCGTATCTGTGGGATGCATACAAAGATAAATTAAAAGGTTATCTTATCATTTTAGTCATTGTGGGTAAAAGTAATCGTCGAAACTCACTTAGCATACGCTACGACTCCACCGCCCACGAGAAACGGAGACAAAACCACCAGCACCTTTCCGAAACCAGCCTCACGGAATTGAGGGATGTTGGCTGCTCCTCTGGTGCTAAGACTTCGAAGCAGCTGGGTGCTTTGCCGCTGAAATGATATATTTAAAGTAGAATGCTTAAGTACCTAGTCATATAAAGTTTACATCCAAGGACCAATGCCTTGGGTGTAAAATAAAGTTGGGGTTTTCAGATATTTGCCTCTAGGGccctttttgaaattaaatttctgtttggTGTTCCCTTTTATTAGTATCGAAGGATCAGTAATTTATCAAAAAAGATAAATATTAATTTACACCGGCACCACGAGTTCACAACACTCTCAGCTTCCACCGGCACTgtcggcttcttcttcttcttctttcctcTGGTCGAAGCTGTTGTTCTGATAGCTTCTGTGTGTGGCCCGGTGACGACGACCATATGGCCAGCTGACTGTTGCCGTCTCTTTTCTTGTGACGGCTAGCTTTGATGTTTCGTTCAGTTCGTTCAATTTGTACTTATGTTTACAAACTTAGCTTAGCTTGTCGTATGAAATCTGTTACCTCTCTGTAAACCTTCATATTTTTAGATTTTAGCAAGTCTTGTAGGCTGTGAAATTGCAACTCAAAGTCGAATTTGGATCTTAATATTCCGAATCTAGGGCAGTGCATTATGAGGTGGTCCGCAGTTTCTGGTTCGTCGCATAGTTCGCATTCCTCGGTTTCCTCCAGCTTCATTTTCGCTAACCAGAATTTGGAAAAATCGTGTCCCGTCATCAACCTGTTGATCAACCTGACATCGGATCCGGGCAAGTCCACTTTGTATACCACGGTTTGGTGCTAAAAGCTGGTTGGATATCGTAGAATTTCTTCCCTTTTTCACTGTCGGCAGAGACTCTTCATTCGATGTCCATTCGTGGTCCTTCAGTATCCATTGCTGTTTGCGCAGTTTTCACTGATCGTACAAGTCGCTCTCATGCTCCACCCATATGGGATGCTcctacacgctcgttgaaaactactctcaAGTGAGTAAATTATACTCACTTTCAAACTTTGGCTAAATCTGTCAAAGGTGAGTAACATGCATTTGTCAAGGTGAGTTATTAACTACTCTGTCACGTCAGATCTCTGctttactcacttttgagtaagGCGTTTTATTTACGAAAAACTCACTAGCTGTTGTGATTGATCATTGATCATCAGATTGCAGGAGATTCTTGTGTGCCAAGTTGCAAGCCGGCGGAAAACCTGGAACCGGCGCTGAAATAAATCACGATCAGTAGCAGTGGACCCGGAAACCTTCCGGTAACCAACAGGTGAGACTTATAAAAAATGTTAATAATGACGCCATTTGTCAACTTTGTTGTCGCCGTAAAATTGTTCTCGCCGGTTATGTCGAGGGTTATGTTGCTGACGAGGAGGTTCGAGGCTGAGCGGCAGAGCTGAAACTCCACTTCCGGGAGGTGCATTTCCTTAACACCAGTAAAACAGTTAAAAGTAAGTTGTTTGTATTTTGACTTGGTGTTTAATGAGTTGTAATGATCATCTGTTCTCTAATTTCAGTCCATGACTAACAACGGCAAGGATTCGGTTGATCAAGTGCGATAGATCCTTGCTTGAATCAGCTACTTCAAATGGCAACTGTTCGTATAGTAATGAACATGTAATCCAAACCATCTTCGAGTTCCAAGAGAAGTTTAAAgtgattttataattttattataaTGTTGTGTATATAATGAATGCTATAGAATAAAAAACAGGCAAGATTTTTGCTCAACTTAATGTTTGTGTTTTAGTTATTTGAAAATGAAAAACAATTCCGAAAACCATCCCGAGGAATATTTATCTACTCACTTTCGCTAATTTTGCAAAAAATAAAAGTGAGTAAATACTACTCTCTTTCAACAAAATCAATGAATACTCTAAAGAGAGTAAATTCGCTTTACTCTCTTTTGAGCTGATGCACtttgtacactcagaaataaaagtatacacggaattactattatttatgcattttgtatccgcatctctctcactctctttttgttttcatgctatctgccgtttagcctgggttgaagagaagtgtttcgtcaacccaggcgaagcaccagatagcatgaaaacagaaagagagtgagagagatgcggatacaaaatgcataaataatagtaattccgtgtatacttttatttctgagtgtaatgAAGTGAGTGGAATtctactcactttagagtagttttcaacgagcgtgtagTCTGTTCAACAACACCCAATTGGTCTTTGCGTTAATGAATGTTTCTGCTAGCTGACAATCGATTTGTTGCTCGAACCCATGAAATTCGTTCCCCTACCGCTGCGGATTTCGACCGGAGCTCCTCGACGTGCGATCAATCGCCTGATAGCCATCTTAGGTACACACGCtcggcgcgtccacgcagcgcCGTGTGCAGCACACAATACCAACGCATGCCACACTGCCACACAGGAACGCTGTGAGTCTGTGTTGCTTCGTAGATCTCCGTCAGTTGTCGATCGGCACCATCGGTACTGCCCAGGTTCGTCCCATTACCCGATCAGATCTCGTTGCAGTAACCTCGCTGGGAAATCATTCGCTTAAAAGCTCTCAAAAACGGATCAGTTTAGAGGTTACCTGCAACCTCGAGGTGAACCGCCTTGCTCGAGAGGCAGACAAATACGACGATGTATCCCTTCGAGCAACGTTTCCGCGGGTATTGCAGAATGGATAACTGCTGGATGACTGCCCATTAGCTGCTGTGGTGTACTGGCTTTCTGTCGGCAACATTTGACGCAATTCTAAATGACTTGTTTGATGAGATGTTGGCAGTTTGGAATCCAGTACCTTTGATTAATTGCTGCCGTCTAGACGTGTGCGTCGAATAATCGGCGTGAACTCGGCGTGGGGCTTCTTAATCAATTATGAACAAAGTTAACTACTTTCCAATGATTGGATTATAACAGgtggacatctagctatgtgctgctgcagaaattttctggttttgttgatggtagcctttctgagaagggatacgccgatcggcgtgcggttttcacgccgccgccgccgccgcctccgattgccacgccgacacgccgatgcttcctggatcggcttcaaacaacataaccataaGCTTTTTCCACCAGTACATGGGTATAACACCCCTTTACCAatccccgtttaaaaaatatagtagGTATATTTGATTCTTGTTGActtggggagccgcacgccgattcacgccgatttctcatcggcgcggcggcgcacacgtctactgcCGTCAGAAGTCTGGGACCTGCATCACAGTTCTGCAAGTGtagcagggctggtagcaaatcactttttagtgactttgtcactttttttgggttggtcactaaaaagtctcttttttcaaggtcaggtcactaaagtcactattttcacctaaaaagtcacttttttcaacttttttgggaaattgataaaatacggattgaaaaatatttaaaaatgttaAACCATCAAATGATGCCACATTAAAAAGTCAAATTTTCCCTATACAAACCGTTCCTTACAAAAAAATCGCTTCGCAACTACTTTTATGTCTTTCTTTAGGATCCATGGGAGACATTGAAAGAAAATTGGCTACTACTTGCTCCTATCCTGCAATatcaatcaagttgtcggcgatgattgaaataTTCCAACATAAAGTTACCATATTAGCCAtcaaatacctctgaggaaacatttggtcgtcatgaccgcttttctcggtagatcaatcattgcaGAATCTAAATCTGGTACTAGATTTCTTagggaagcgtgtttttacgaattggaatctatATTGTAAACTGGAACAGCCATCTTCATATACTgataaacgcccaaaagtaagcaatgcccttgtaatttcatagtGTTGAAACTGTTGTGTTAAAATTGTGTATTTAAATGTTTACAACACCTCAAATAATGAGAGCGAACCATGCACGGCCTTGAGTAATCTTTAAAGACCATTACAGCGCTTTGCGGACCTCTAAATTCCTTCGCGGACATTATTACATTACGGACCTTCACAGACCTGCACAAGCACTGATTGTTTTGTGGACTGGGCACAAAGGCTTATATTCCatggagatcttgtaagatctgtacCATGTATACAGTTCAATATAATATTCCATTTACTTGTTAGAAAGGTCGTTGGTCTGGGGCGTATagaatacagtgacgattcgatcgttgagagctcgttagatgggctgtctcgatggttggatgttcactggttggggcaaaacccaactaaaaagcactgtcaatgtcaaaatagatgtcaaaacgagtttgacgtctgaccgccctcgcatcacagctcctgtatacagaacgtttgcgcaagtatgtgagtgttccgtgacgtatttctcgtcacttgcgtgtgtttagagcattttgatcagttgtcagttgccccaacgaacgaacacgattcgctaatcggggcgcagtcgtgacccaaccagcgaatccggactgtagtcattcgtataatactagcacagacaaacagacgtaacacttcgaacatttttcgattcaaatcatagtcacggaaacatattcgtccAATGCttaaaggcctatgtttggccgaccaccaactaggtggcggtagtgagcaaacgtcaaactcgaacaaaaacgatgcgagcgccacggttgggcagttggccaactatcaaattttgaaaaagaccgttaaatcgttgtacgatgtgaattatcagagtgttacgtctgtttgtctgtgatactaGTTTTGCTTGTAGATCCTGCACCTAAATTTCATGGAGTTTTGGGACGACCTAGGTCATATGTAGaactaaaagtagtaaaactgttatagaaatcttcaaaacatatgccttaaaaaaaaacatcaatggAATCCAATCACTGTACGTGTGTATCGAAACAACTTTTATATATATTGGAAGATTGAGTTCCATAAAGTTTGGAGAG includes:
- the LOC134283994 gene encoding MICOS complex subunit Mic60-like isoform X2, whose amino-acid sequence is MYRLLVQKTFLSGSKRQSTQLLRSLSTRGAANIPQFREAGFGKVLVVLSPFLVGGGVVAYAKYDNEFRKTLVTNVPALEPVLKTLLQEENPLDEVSKKLDEISSTISGYTSTVTGFFTGGTKEEEKKAEKKVDLPPVTRSKSVHVPVPAPPLSKPEPTVEKVKLSESAVKSATPSSVPAPKPAAAKVAAPAAAATTAATPKPVVAKPTEEVPKSISDLERQIDVAAATAIKEYGKAVQVLKDYTNEVRKVVDESVDKLDSSSWVLLRNRTSARDTALKAAEDAADEARENIEKLHRLLDSRDIKCSDDLKDKARENIAAYLEHLKKAKEDVYKARNLANVGEKYWKKVETARNFFIDEIESLFPGINLSEKKLDLSKDDLDLFIVHAFTQVVAHQKELQKLQIEGDQQLKRALEAVRGTDQSEAVKAQLEYEIAKEKRELNLQNQRKLLAIRAELERNLRNQMKRQSEAHTDHLADALAQKEVEMKRKFQRELDEKITTEQAAYKLQLAAMLGKLKGMDAALKGRADAEKSAHQAQALWGACQSLWSSIRSGQPGKSWREQLRPLKDEIGAVARAAEGDELVGVVLKGLPEKAKDRGVYPEDALRERFIKVEQVSRRLALVPAEGARLPLYFLSYLQAALIAKPDVPISKDELEDKPFDFSKLDTYDILNRARYWLDRGDLVKTVQYMNLLQGASRKAALDWLNEARLLLETQQAASTLMAHASSSGVRFL
- the LOC134283994 gene encoding MICOS complex subunit Mic60-like isoform X1; this encodes MYRLLVQKTFLSGSKRQSTQLLRSLSTRGAANIPQFREAGFGKVLVVLSPFLVGGGVVAYAKYDNEFRKTLVTNVPALEPVLKTLLQEENPLDEVSKKLDEISSTISGYTSTVTGFFTGGTKEEEKKAEKKVDLPPVTRSKSVHVPVPAPPLSKPEPTVEKVKLSESAVKSATPSSVPAPKPAAAKVAAPAAAATTAATPKPVVAKPTEEVPKSISDLERQIDVAAATAIKEYGKAVQVLKDYTNEVRKVVDESVDKLDSSSWVLLRNRTSARDTALKAAEDAADEARENIEKLHRLLDSRDIKCSDDLKDKARENIAAYLEHLKKAKEDVYKARNLANVGEKYWKKVETARNFFIDEIESLFPGINLSEKKLDLSKDDLDLFIVHAFTQVVAHQKELQKLQIEGDQQLKRALEAVRGTDQSEAVKAQLEYEIAKEKRELNLQNQRKLLAIRAELERNLRNQMKRQSEAHTDHLADALAQKEVEMKRKFQRELDEKITTEQAAYKLQLAAMLGKLKGMDAALKEIDDEMKGRADAEKSAHQAQALWGACQSLWSSIRSGQPGKSWREQLRPLKDEIGAVARAAEGDELVGVVLKGLPEKAKDRGVYPEDALRERFIKVEQVSRRLALVPAEGARLPLYFLSYLQAALIAKPDVPISKDELEDKPFDFSKLDTYDILNRARYWLDRGDLVKTVQYMNLLQGASRKAALDWLNEARLLLETQQAASTLMAHASSSGVRFL